From the Saccharomonospora marina XMU15 genome, the window TGCGGCAGCGCGATCACCGCCCGCAACGCGCCCGTGCGGACGAGTTCGGAGCGGATCCGGCGCCCGCCGGATCGTTCGGCCGCGCCCGGCGGCATCACGACCACCGCCGTGCCGTCCGCGTCCAGGTGTGCGAGGCAGTGCTGCACCCACGCCAACTCGGACTCCGAGCGCGGCGGCAGGCCGTAGACCCAGCGCGAGTCGTAGGCGAGTTCGTCGTGGCCCCAGTCGCGGATGCCGAATGGCGGTTTGCACACCACCGCGTCCACCCGCTCGTCGGGAAAGGCGTCCGACCGAAGACTGTCGCCGGCGCGCACCTCACCGTCGGGGGCGGAGATCTCAGCACGGACCCGCGCCAACGCCGCCTGGTCCTCGACGATCTCCTGGCCGAGTACGTACGAGGCTCCCGCCGCGACCGCCGCCGCCAGCAGCCCGCCGCCCCCGCAGGCCGGGTCCAAGGTTCGTTCGACACGATGCGGCAACGCGACAAGAAGATCGGCCAGCCCGCGCGGGGTCGTGTGCACCCCGGTCGCCGTGGCGTCCACCAGGTGCTCAGCGAGGATCCGCAACGTCGTCTCCGCACCACGCGCGTCCAGACAGCGCAGCAGCGCCCGGGCCGCCGAATCGGACACCGCGAGCAGTTCACCGTCGTCGCCCAATGCCCCGACCAACTCCTCGCCGAGCGACTCCTCGGACAGCTCGGCGAGCTTCGCCAACCGCTCCGGAGCCAGACCCGCCAGCGGCGGCACGAGCGGCAGCAGTTGCCGGGCCAGTGCCCGCCCGTCGAGAGCCACGCGCAGCGCGATGCGCAGTTCGGCCTCCGGTGTCGCCTCCGGTAGCTGCCCGCGCTCCGACAGCCACTCGCGAACGGATTCGAGGTCGTAGGTCGGGCTCGTGTCCGTACCACCCGCCGGACTCGGGAAGTCCGGGTGACGGCGTCGCCAGTTGCTCACGGTGGCGCGCGTGACCCCCGCCAGCCGAGAGATCTCGGCAGCGGTCACCTGCGTGGTCGGGTCGGGCATCACGGCGTCCTGTCGTCAACGATCGTCGGAGTATACCGAAGCCTACCCCGTACACGGCGACAAACCAAGTTGGAACGAAAAACTCCGTTTGACAGCGTTTTCAGTTGACAGCTATGGATCCTCCTGCTTTCATAATGAGGCCGCATACGGAGGCTCGCTCCTCGTGCCCGCCGCTTGGCCTCACCCCGTTTGACTCCACACCCCAGGAGGATCCGTGTCTTTGCCACTGCCCGCGCCGCAAGTGGAGGGCATCCGTCTCAACGTCATGCCGTTTCGCACCGACG encodes:
- a CDS encoding N-6 DNA methylase; translated protein: MPDPTTQVTAAEISRLAGVTRATVSNWRRRHPDFPSPAGGTDTSPTYDLESVREWLSERGQLPEATPEAELRIALRVALDGRALARQLLPLVPPLAGLAPERLAKLAELSEESLGEELVGALGDDGELLAVSDSAARALLRCLDARGAETTLRILAEHLVDATATGVHTTPRGLADLLVALPHRVERTLDPACGGGGLLAAAVAAGASYVLGQEIVEDQAALARVRAEISAPDGEVRAGDSLRSDAFPDERVDAVVCKPPFGIRDWGHDELAYDSRWVYGLPPRSESELAWVQHCLAHLDADGTAVVVMPPGAAERSGGRRIRSELVRTGALRAVIALPQGAAPPPHLSLQLWVLAPPPKADPPPILFVDASTEPHRGREIDWKAVSERVLTTWREFREDPEGVEPEPGLARTRSVVDLLDDTVDLTPQRHVRVATVLDPGRHDALAQELRDRLRRTGNALVGLSDELLWRTAGPEPVAWRTATVADLLRGGALTLYRAKPTRQLALPDAGEPPLVLTHHDVRTGEPPSGSLHDKPVDKLIPIETGDVLLPETLTGPVTARVAGERDAGSVLGPHLFLLRPDPERLDSNFLAGFLSAEQNIHGAAVGTSIQRLDVKRLRVPLIPLERQGRYGHAFRRVEAMHTAANLAAKVARELADQWALGLTTGALLPPEEGS